The genomic region GCCATCGCCTCGATGGCGGGCCGCAGCGCGTTCATCCGCTTGGCGGTGAACCACTTGCCGATCATCCGCCGCCAGCGCAGGTGCCCTTCGCCGTGCTGGGGGAGCACAGTGGACATCTCGTTGTTGAACAGTCCGCCGGACTCGGTGTCGGCGACGCGGGCCGCGTTGTCCGCCGCGGTCGGCCTGGTGAACCGGGGGTCGGCCAGCACGCTCTTGACGTCCTCGTAGCGGGTGATCAGCGTGGCCTCGTCCCCGCTGGCCAGCTGCACCTTGGCCACTGGGCAGCGCTCCTGGTAGCTGGCCCACTCGGCGGGTGGCTCCAGGGCGGCGTCGGACTCGAACGGGAAGCGGGGCAGCTGGGTCATGTCGCCAGCATGGCCCCGGACTGGAAGTAAGTCAATCAACTGACTTAAGTTGGCGGTGGGGGCGCGGGGTCGCAAGCCAGGTGGCCAGCAGCGCCCCGGCGAGCACTGCGGTCACGACCCCGGCGGTGGTGCCGAACCTGGCCCACCGGGCCTTGCGTGCCGCGCGGACCAGCCCGGCGTGCAGGGCTTCCGGGGGCGCGGGACCCGCCGGGTCGAGCAGCTCGGCCGCCTGCTCCCTGGCCACCGTGGCGAGCAGGCCGGGCAGCCCGGCGAACCCGGCGACCGCGCGGGCGCACGGGCGGCAGGCATGCAGGTGTCCTTCGTAGTCCCGGCGCTCGGTGTGTGACAGCGCGCCCAGCAGATAGGCGGCGTCCCACTCCCGGTACGGGTCGGCTGGTGGCGTCACCGGCTGGTCAGCCCCTTCTCCCGGAGGGCGCGGCGCAACGCGCGCAGGCCGTAGTGCAGGCGGGAGCGCACGGTGCCCTGCGGCACCGCCAGGTCCACCGCCAGCTCGGCCACCGAGTGCCCGAGGTAGAACGCGCGGATGATGACCGTGCGGTGCTCGGTGGTCAGCTGGGTCAGCACCTCGGTGATCACCCAGGCGTCCAGCACCGAGTCGGTCTGGTCGGGGCGCGCCGGGTCGGGCACCCTGGCCGCGCCCACCTCCCGCCGCGAGTGCGCGCTGCGGCGTTCGTCGACGACCACGTTGCGCGCCACCCGGAACAGCCAGGCCCGCGCCGCCGACTCGCCCTGGTCCAGCACCGCCGGGCTGCGCCACAGCCGCAGCAGGCTCTCCTGGACCACGTCCTGGGAGAGCTGTTCGTCGCCGGTCAGCCGCAGCGCGAAGCGCCGCAGCGCGGGCGCGTGGCGGTCGTGCACCAGGCGGAGCAGCTCCGCCGCCGTGGTGGCCACCTCAGGAGTCCCAGATCGCGCCGTAGGCCGGAATCCCTTGTGCCTCAAGGGACTCGACCACGTGCCAGGTGGTCTTCCGGTTGGAGATGCAGATGACGGCCTCCGCGCCGGACTCCCGGTGCGCGCGCAGCGCCAGCTCGACCAGGTCGGGCTTGCCGTCGCGGTCGGTGTCCCAGATGACCGCCTCCGGCTGCACGGACTCGATCTCGGCCACCAGC from Crossiella sp. CA-258035 harbors:
- a CDS encoding sigma-70 family RNA polymerase sigma factor, with protein sequence MATTAAELLRLVHDRHAPALRRFALRLTGDEQLSQDVVQESLLRLWRSPAVLDQGESAARAWLFRVARNVVVDERRSAHSRREVGAARVPDPARPDQTDSVLDAWVITEVLTQLTTEHRTVIIRAFYLGHSVAELAVDLAVPQGTVRSRLHYGLRALRRALREKGLTSR